The following are encoded together in the Planctomycetota bacterium genome:
- a CDS encoding HNH endonuclease — protein MTSLASALDARVLVLNRLYGAIRIIDAARAFSLLFRELAEVISVEDGSYMNYSFTSWSEVSALQREYESEQHDWVHTARLVIAVPKIIRLFRYDRFPKQQVKLNRRNIYARDESRCQYCGRHFSTKELTLDHVKPRVQGGENMWENLVCACVKCNARKGGRTPIEAGMRLIRPPFRPKRNPAIALRLGSPKYQSWKTFLDEAYWTVELT, from the coding sequence ATGACTTCGCTCGCATCGGCTCTTGATGCCCGCGTCTTGGTTCTGAATCGGCTCTACGGTGCGATCCGCATCATCGATGCCGCCCGTGCCTTTTCGCTCCTCTTCCGTGAACTCGCCGAAGTCATCTCCGTCGAGGATGGCTCCTACATGAACTACTCCTTCACTTCGTGGAGCGAGGTCTCCGCGCTGCAGCGCGAGTACGAGTCCGAGCAGCACGACTGGGTGCACACGGCGCGACTGGTGATCGCGGTGCCCAAGATCATCCGGCTCTTCCGCTACGACCGCTTCCCGAAGCAGCAGGTGAAGCTGAACCGACGCAACATCTACGCCCGCGACGAGAGCCGCTGCCAGTACTGCGGCCGGCACTTCTCGACCAAGGAGCTCACCCTGGACCACGTCAAGCCGCGCGTGCAGGGCGGCGAGAACATGTGGGAGAACCTGGTCTGCGCCTGCGTGAAATGCAACGCCCGCAAGGGAGGACGCACGCCGATCGAGGCGGGCATGCGACTGATCCGTCCGCCCTTCCGCCCGAAGCGGAATCCGGCGATCGCCCTGCGCCTGGGCAGCCCGAAGTACCAGAGCTGGAAGACTTTCCTGGACGAGGCCTACTGGACCGTCGAGCTCACCTGA
- a CDS encoding DUF1080 domain-containing protein, which yields MKIHAHAVVGMLAAFAMSLTAAAQSPAPSAGTDGFTPLFNGKDLSGWVNVNTSPETWSARNGEIFCTGSPTGVLRTEKPYRNFVLELEWMHEKPDGNSGLFIWSDPVTAKGQPFTRAVEVQIMLGGESRDGDKLLYTSQGDIFSIHGAVMTPDRPHPAGWSRCLPSENRTKGAGEWNHYRVTALDGTIKLEINGKEVSGARDVNPREGYICLESEGSPVHFRNLRIKELPAGDALAANSKCLPDEGFRSIFDGSLRGWKELPGFAGHWKAQDWKLAYDGRGETLWSVKRYGDFEMIADWRWSGTSTKAKVPVVRKDGTTPVGTDGKQETVEIDEFGDSGIYLRGNDKSQVNIWCWPIGSGEVYGYRTDPSQPPEVRAGVTPTEKADAEPGKWNRMKIRIQGERLWVELNGKSVVSNARLPGVPVDGPIALQHHGAPIEFANLYIRELPPTMEPPAEAKP from the coding sequence ATGAAGATCCATGCACACGCAGTGGTTGGAATGCTTGCGGCCTTCGCGATGAGTTTGACTGCGGCCGCCCAGTCTCCCGCTCCGTCGGCCGGCACCGACGGATTCACGCCGCTCTTCAACGGCAAGGACTTGTCCGGCTGGGTGAACGTCAACACGTCGCCGGAAACCTGGAGCGCACGGAATGGCGAGATCTTCTGCACCGGCTCGCCGACGGGCGTGCTCCGCACCGAGAAGCCCTATCGCAACTTTGTGCTGGAGCTGGAGTGGATGCATGAAAAACCCGATGGCAACTCCGGGCTCTTCATCTGGAGCGATCCGGTCACCGCCAAGGGGCAGCCCTTTACCCGCGCCGTCGAGGTGCAGATCATGCTCGGCGGCGAGTCGCGCGACGGCGACAAGCTGCTCTACACGAGCCAGGGGGACATCTTCTCGATCCACGGCGCTGTGATGACGCCGGATCGACCCCATCCGGCGGGCTGGTCGCGCTGCCTGCCCAGCGAGAATCGCACCAAGGGCGCCGGCGAATGGAACCACTACCGCGTCACGGCCCTCGACGGCACCATCAAGCTCGAGATCAACGGCAAGGAAGTCAGCGGCGCCCGCGACGTGAATCCTCGCGAGGGCTACATCTGCCTGGAGAGCGAGGGTTCGCCCGTTCACTTCCGAAATCTTCGCATCAAGGAGCTGCCCGCGGGCGACGCGCTTGCCGCCAATTCGAAATGTCTGCCCGACGAAGGATTCCGATCCATCTTCGACGGATCGCTCCGGGGATGGAAGGAATTGCCTGGTTTCGCAGGCCACTGGAAGGCGCAGGATTGGAAACTGGCCTATGACGGTCGCGGCGAAACGCTGTGGAGCGTCAAGCGCTACGGCGATTTTGAAATGATCGCGGACTGGCGATGGAGCGGCACCTCGACCAAGGCGAAGGTGCCCGTGGTTCGCAAGGACGGCACCACGCCGGTGGGCACGGATGGCAAGCAGGAGACGGTCGAGATCGACGAATTCGGCGACAGCGGCATCTATCTGCGCGGCAACGACAAGAGCCAGGTCAACATCTGGTGCTGGCCGATCGGCAGCGGCGAGGTCTACGGCTATCGAACGGATCCATCGCAACCCCCCGAAGTGCGCGCGGGCGTGACACCCACTGAGAAGGCCGACGCCGAGCCGGGCAAGTGGAACCGCATGAAGATTCGAATTCAGGGTGAGCGGCTTTGGGTCGAGTTGAACGGCAAGTCGGTGGTGAGCAATGCCCGACTTCCCGGGGTGCCCGTGGACGGCCCGATTGCGCTGCAACATCACGGCGCGCCGATCGAATTCGCCAACCTCTACATTCGGGAACTGCCCCCGACGATGGAACCGCCGGCCGAAGCCAAGCCCTGA
- the rplS gene encoding 50S ribosomal protein L19, with translation MNRQLLIEELLSSQLKSGKQLPNCNVGDTIDVHYKIVEGDKERVQVFQGVLIAQKGRGVNHTITVRRIVANEGVERIFPMHSPRIAKIDVVRRGDARRAKLYFLRERTGKSRRLRDQRRGLKGLEAALQATDTTPAAAAAE, from the coding sequence ATGAACCGTCAACTGTTGATCGAAGAGCTTCTTTCCTCCCAACTCAAGAGCGGCAAGCAATTGCCCAATTGCAACGTCGGCGACACCATCGACGTGCATTACAAGATCGTCGAAGGCGACAAGGAGCGCGTCCAGGTTTTCCAGGGCGTGCTGATCGCCCAGAAGGGCCGTGGCGTGAACCACACCATCACCGTGCGCCGCATCGTGGCCAACGAGGGCGTGGAGCGCATCTTCCCGATGCACTCGCCGCGCATCGCCAAGATCGATGTGGTCCGTCGCGGCGACGCCCGCCGCGCCAAGCTCTACTTCCTGCGCGAGCGCACCGGCAAGAGCCGCCGCCTGCGCGATCAGCGCCGCGGCTTGAAGGGTCTGGAGGCCGCACTGCAGGCCACCGACACGACACCGGCCGCCGCTGCCGCGGAATAA
- the trmD gene encoding tRNA (guanosine(37)-N1)-methyltransferase TrmD, with protein MRIDLLTIFPEMMATPLATSIPGRAASCGALECHVHDIRSWSSPPHRKVDDRPFGGGPGMVFMCDPLVDAVEAVEKLDARAACRVLLTPQGEPLRQSRVEWLAQQPRLLLIAGHYEGIDERAIEELRPLELSVGDFTVSGGELPALLVIDAVSRLLPGVLGHECSAAQDSFSLRDEQGHPLLDCPHYTRPRSWRGREVPEILLSGDHASIEAWRLEQSVSRTRVRRPDLFGSATPGTQSPSGKC; from the coding sequence GTGCGCATTGACCTCCTCACGATTTTCCCGGAGATGATGGCCACGCCTCTGGCGACCAGCATCCCCGGCCGAGCGGCGAGCTGCGGAGCCCTGGAGTGCCATGTGCATGACATCAGGTCTTGGAGCAGCCCGCCCCACCGCAAGGTGGATGACCGACCCTTCGGGGGCGGGCCCGGAATGGTTTTCATGTGTGACCCCCTCGTCGACGCGGTCGAGGCGGTCGAGAAACTGGACGCACGAGCAGCGTGCCGCGTGCTGCTCACTCCGCAGGGCGAACCCCTGCGGCAATCCCGAGTGGAATGGCTTGCACAACAGCCGCGTTTGCTGCTGATCGCAGGCCACTACGAGGGGATCGACGAGCGGGCGATCGAAGAGCTTCGCCCTCTCGAGTTGAGCGTCGGCGACTTCACGGTGTCGGGCGGCGAACTGCCCGCACTGCTGGTCATCGACGCGGTGTCCCGGCTCCTTCCCGGAGTGCTCGGGCACGAATGTTCGGCGGCGCAGGACTCCTTCAGTCTGCGCGACGAACAGGGCCATCCTCTTCTGGATTGCCCTCACTACACCCGCCCGCGCTCGTGGCGCGGCCGGGAGGTTCCCGAGATCCTGCTCTCGGGAGACCACGCTTCGATCGAGGCGTGGCGTTTGGAACAGTCGGTCAGTCGCACGCGTGTGCGTCGGCCGGATTTATTTGGAAGTGCCACCCCTGGGACGCAGAGCCCAAGTGGAAAGTGTTGA
- the rpsP gene encoding 30S ribosomal protein S16 — protein MVVLRFKRFGRIHRPTYRLCAADKRCPRNGTVIEELGWFDPAGPEGKQYEFNMERVQHWFSVGAQPSPTVANLIKKAGGTIPAAAIKALAVRSKVSKHPKPVVEAKPAGEAKPAEDAAPAAEETPKGE, from the coding sequence GTGGTCGTATTACGTTTCAAGCGTTTCGGTCGGATCCACCGTCCAACTTATCGCCTTTGCGCCGCGGACAAGCGCTGCCCGCGCAACGGAACGGTGATCGAGGAACTCGGCTGGTTCGACCCGGCCGGCCCCGAAGGCAAGCAATATGAATTCAACATGGAGCGCGTGCAGCACTGGTTCAGTGTCGGCGCCCAGCCCTCCCCCACGGTCGCCAACCTGATCAAGAAGGCTGGCGGAACAATTCCGGCGGCTGCCATCAAGGCTCTCGCCGTGCGTTCGAAGGTTTCCAAGCATCCCAAGCCCGTCGTTGAGGCCAAGCCCGCCGGCGAAGCGAAGCCGGCCGAAGACGCTGCTCCGGCTGCCGAGGAGACTCCGAAGGGCGAGTAA
- a CDS encoding site-2 protease family protein, with translation MQTGWWIHDLYERSPVLLASWVFWVLLSIMLHELAHGWAAIWQGDDTPRHMNRMNLNPLTHMGPTSLIFFALTGFAWGMMPIDPSRFRWGRRGEALVALAGPLMNVAIAAVALTALGIWLARGPSQKPIYDNLQIFLYAGGWLNLFLAAFNLLPIPPLDGARILAGISRPARDLIESPQVMQYGWLGIFALSMLGFFNPVQKFVQTIAINYSERIALFFNP, from the coding sequence ATGCAGACGGGCTGGTGGATCCACGACCTCTACGAACGAAGCCCGGTGCTCCTGGCGAGCTGGGTCTTCTGGGTGCTGCTGAGCATCATGCTGCACGAGCTTGCCCACGGATGGGCCGCGATCTGGCAGGGCGACGACACGCCGCGACACATGAACCGGATGAACCTGAATCCGCTCACGCACATGGGCCCGACCTCACTCATCTTCTTCGCGCTCACCGGATTCGCCTGGGGCATGATGCCGATCGATCCCAGCCGTTTCCGTTGGGGACGCCGCGGCGAGGCGCTGGTCGCCCTCGCGGGCCCGCTGATGAACGTCGCCATCGCGGCGGTCGCGCTGACGGCGCTGGGCATCTGGCTGGCGCGCGGTCCGAGCCAGAAGCCGATCTACGACAATCTGCAGATTTTTCTTTATGCCGGCGGCTGGCTCAATCTCTTCCTGGCCGCTTTCAACCTGCTGCCCATTCCCCCCCTGGACGGAGCCCGGATTCTCGCGGGCATTTCGCGGCCCGCCCGCGACCTGATCGAAAGCCCGCAGGTGATGCAGTATGGATGGCTGGGCATCTTCGCCCTGAGCATGCTGGGGTTTTTCAACCCCGTCCAAAAGTTCGTCCAGACGATTGCCATCAACTATTCGGAGCGCATCGCCCTGTTTTTCAATCCCTGA
- a CDS encoding amidohydrolase family protein gives MPRTRIKARRIWTGDPARPFANSVTVDGGTICGIDDSGPVDRELDGGAFVGPAFIDSHLHLMLGGRSLEQAQLAGVASRQEFDRVIRAKHESLSKDRWLEAGGWDQGLWGEMPDQSWLACCGDRPAIAWRMDQHVCVVNRAALEIIGKQHNLSVDPAGGTIARDAKGSPTGLLLEQAAWKYAIPCVPMPDAAALREAARAAARHLHAHGIATVGSMEYSRDLVGTLDPLRRELGVRIRATILDREWPVDWNLGGCVAADDALTIIGFKSFIDGTLGSRTARMLEPYSDEPASLGLFVELAESGKLAQWLREGLARGWSMSMHAIGDAALRAALDAADAAESAGVSAREALRIEHGQTAHPSDLPRCKGRWLSMQPLHKYYDAAPARTRLGPSRMDRFFSFRQLQRAGARLAFGSDWPIVPPDCLQAMQTAIVGLAAGGTLTRAEASISAESALRAFTCDAAKCLRADRTCGSIGKGLTGDLVSLDCDPLANDWHSNQPKIRFTLVAGEVAP, from the coding sequence ATGCCCCGAACCCGAATCAAGGCACGTCGCATCTGGACCGGCGATCCGGCAAGGCCCTTCGCGAACTCGGTCACGGTGGATGGCGGAACGATCTGCGGGATCGACGACAGCGGACCGGTCGATCGCGAGCTGGATGGCGGCGCCTTCGTCGGCCCCGCGTTCATCGACTCGCATCTCCACCTGATGCTGGGAGGCCGATCGCTCGAGCAGGCTCAGCTCGCGGGAGTCGCCTCGCGGCAGGAGTTCGATCGCGTCATCCGCGCCAAGCATGAATCGCTCTCCAAGGATCGCTGGCTGGAGGCCGGCGGATGGGACCAGGGCCTGTGGGGCGAGATGCCCGATCAATCCTGGCTCGCATGCTGCGGTGACCGGCCCGCGATCGCGTGGCGCATGGATCAGCATGTCTGCGTGGTGAACCGCGCCGCCCTTGAAATCATCGGCAAGCAGCACAACCTCTCGGTCGATCCTGCGGGCGGAACGATCGCCCGCGATGCAAAGGGAAGTCCGACCGGATTGCTTCTGGAGCAGGCCGCCTGGAAGTACGCGATCCCCTGCGTTCCGATGCCGGATGCCGCCGCGCTGCGCGAGGCCGCCCGCGCCGCCGCACGACATCTGCACGCGCATGGAATCGCCACCGTCGGCAGCATGGAGTATTCGCGCGATCTGGTCGGCACGCTCGATCCGCTGCGCCGCGAACTGGGCGTGCGGATCCGCGCCACCATTCTTGACCGCGAGTGGCCGGTCGACTGGAATCTGGGCGGGTGCGTCGCGGCCGACGACGCGCTCACGATCATCGGGTTCAAGAGCTTCATCGATGGAACGCTCGGCTCGCGCACGGCGCGGATGCTCGAGCCCTATTCGGACGAGCCGGCCAGCCTCGGGCTCTTCGTTGAGCTCGCCGAGTCGGGCAAGCTCGCCCAGTGGCTGCGCGAGGGGCTCGCCCGCGGCTGGAGCATGTCCATGCACGCCATCGGAGACGCGGCCCTGCGCGCCGCCCTCGACGCTGCGGACGCTGCGGAATCCGCGGGCGTCTCAGCGCGGGAGGCGCTGCGGATCGAGCATGGACAGACGGCGCATCCGAGCGACCTCCCCCGATGCAAAGGCCGATGGCTGAGCATGCAACCGCTGCACAAGTACTACGACGCCGCGCCGGCGCGCACCCGGCTCGGCCCCTCGCGCATGGATCGCTTTTTTTCGTTCCGGCAGCTCCAGCGGGCCGGCGCGAGGCTCGCCTTCGGAAGCGACTGGCCGATCGTTCCCCCCGACTGCCTGCAGGCGATGCAGACCGCCATCGTCGGCCTCGCCGCCGGCGGCACCCTGACCCGAGCCGAAGCCTCGATCTCCGCCGAAAGCGCCCTTCGCGCCTTCACCTGCGACGCGGCAAAGTGCCTGCGCGCCGACCGAACCTGCGGCTCGATCGGGAAGGGACTCACCGGAGATCTGGTTTCATTGGACTGCGACCCGCTCGCCAACGATTGGCACAGCAACCAGCCGAAAATCCGCTTCACGCTCGTCGCCGGCGAAGTGGCGCCGTGA
- a CDS encoding superoxide dismutase, producing MPFTLPNLPYPENALEPSIDAETMKIHRTKHHQAYVDNLNKALVGHADLQGKSVEELCASLPSLPEAIRGAVRNNGGGHFNHSMFWVLMAPKGQGGAPSAELSAAITKAFGSMDDFKAKLADAGMKRFGSGWSWLMAKPGGTLEIVSTANQDNPLMKGTIDTLGTPLLGVDVWEHAYYLKYQNRRADYLKSWWDVVNWNEVNKRFAAAK from the coding sequence ATGCCGTTCACGCTTCCCAATCTTCCCTATCCGGAAAATGCCCTCGAGCCCTCCATCGACGCCGAGACGATGAAGATCCACCGCACCAAGCACCACCAGGCCTACGTGGACAACCTGAACAAGGCGCTTGTGGGGCACGCCGATCTGCAGGGCAAGAGCGTCGAGGAACTCTGCGCGTCGCTGCCCTCGCTGCCCGAGGCGATCCGCGGCGCCGTCCGCAACAACGGCGGCGGCCACTTCAACCACAGCATGTTCTGGGTGCTCATGGCCCCCAAGGGCCAGGGCGGCGCGCCGAGCGCGGAATTGTCCGCGGCCATCACCAAGGCCTTCGGCTCCATGGATGATTTCAAGGCGAAGCTCGCCGACGCGGGCATGAAGCGCTTCGGCAGCGGCTGGTCGTGGCTCATGGCCAAGCCCGGTGGCACGCTGGAGATTGTCAGCACGGCCAACCAGGACAATCCCCTGATGAAGGGCACCATCGACACGCTCGGCACGCCCCTGCTCGGCGTGGACGTGTGGGAGCACGCCTACTACCTGAAATACCAGAACCGCCGCGCCGACTACCTGAAGTCCTGGTGGGACGTGGTGAACTGGAACGAGGTCAACAAGCGCTTCGCCGCCGCGAAGTGA
- the thiE gene encoding thiamine phosphate synthase has translation MRSEHRLLDAAANRAREGLRTLEDVLRFALDRADLLERAKQVRHRLAAALGRFPAGLLEAHRDAVGDEGRHVRTEREMERGDLRDVAVAATKRATEALRSLEEVGKMVDAAFARDIAAMRYLMYDLERDAILALGSPLRRQPRVCVLLTESLCKRPWMEVLRGALEGRADMIQVREKNLTDRALLERVRRIREVAHAANALVVVNDRTDIALAAGADGVHLGSDDISIREARKLAGMGLLLGASTHDTSEALAAVSEGADYCGVGTIFASGVKPDRAPCGVGLVTEFIRHYPRVPHLAIGGITVENIGQLAAAGCRGVAVSSAVCAADDPAAAVGRLREALVPAAAGCAAP, from the coding sequence ATGCGCAGCGAACATCGGCTTCTGGACGCCGCGGCCAACCGCGCCCGCGAGGGTCTGCGGACGCTGGAGGATGTGTTGAGGTTTGCCCTCGACCGTGCGGATCTGCTGGAGCGGGCGAAGCAGGTGCGGCATCGGCTGGCGGCCGCGCTGGGGCGGTTTCCCGCCGGATTGCTGGAGGCGCACCGCGACGCCGTCGGAGACGAAGGTCGGCATGTGCGCACCGAGCGGGAGATGGAGCGGGGGGATCTGCGCGACGTCGCCGTGGCCGCGACCAAGCGGGCAACCGAGGCGCTGCGTTCGCTGGAAGAGGTCGGCAAGATGGTCGACGCGGCCTTTGCCAGAGACATCGCCGCGATGCGCTACCTCATGTACGACCTCGAGCGCGACGCGATCCTGGCGCTGGGTTCGCCGCTGCGGCGCCAGCCGCGCGTCTGCGTGCTGCTGACCGAGTCTCTGTGCAAGCGGCCGTGGATGGAGGTGCTGCGCGGCGCCCTTGAGGGTCGAGCCGACATGATCCAGGTGCGCGAGAAGAATCTCACGGATCGCGCGTTGCTGGAGCGGGTCCGGAGGATCCGCGAGGTGGCGCATGCGGCGAATGCGCTGGTGGTCGTCAACGACCGGACGGACATCGCGCTGGCGGCCGGCGCGGACGGCGTGCATCTGGGCAGCGACGATATTTCCATTCGGGAAGCGCGGAAGCTGGCGGGCATGGGTCTGTTGCTCGGCGCCAGCACGCACGACACCTCCGAGGCGCTCGCCGCCGTGTCCGAAGGCGCCGACTATTGCGGCGTTGGAACGATCTTTGCCAGCGGAGTCAAGCCCGATCGCGCGCCGTGCGGCGTCGGGCTGGTGACGGAGTTTATCCGCCACTACCCAAGGGTTCCGCACCTGGCAATCGGGGGCATCACCGTGGAAAACATCGGCCAACTTGCGGCCGCAGGTTGCCGTGGTGTGGCGGTGAGCTCCGCGGTCTGCGCCGCGGACGATCCCGCAGCGGCTGTAGGTCGATTGCGCGAGGCCCTCGTGCCCGCGGCCGCAGGGTGCGCCGCGCCGTGA
- a CDS encoding MBL fold metallo-hydrolase, whose amino-acid sequence MSSLDAELTLLGTGTSSGVPVIGCRCTTCTSDDPRDKRLRTGALLRFTDPTGQRRSILIDVPPDHREQSLRAGIDRCDAILITHGHVDHIFGLDEVRRYNALMQESIPVYADDDTWEQLNRVYRHIFFRHENKNDSFVASLTPQRVGHGSRVLLHGITATAFTLHHGRAPILGWRFDAPQPDPLFPIAYCTDVNHIPPESWPHLEGIRTLILDMLRPRAHPTHFTCDQAIAMAGRIGADQTVFVHMTHDLLHGEFEPTLPSGMRLGFDGMRIS is encoded by the coding sequence GTGAGTTCGCTTGACGCGGAACTTACCCTGCTCGGCACCGGAACCAGCTCGGGCGTGCCGGTGATCGGCTGCCGCTGCACCACCTGCACCAGCGATGATCCGCGCGACAAGCGGCTGCGGACCGGGGCGCTGCTGCGCTTCACCGATCCGACCGGACAGCGGCGCTCCATCCTGATTGACGTGCCGCCCGATCATCGCGAGCAGAGCCTCCGCGCGGGCATCGACCGCTGCGACGCGATCCTGATCACCCACGGACACGTCGACCACATCTTCGGCCTGGACGAGGTGCGCCGCTACAACGCCCTGATGCAGGAGTCGATCCCCGTCTACGCCGACGACGACACCTGGGAGCAGCTGAACCGGGTCTACCGCCACATCTTCTTCCGGCACGAGAACAAGAACGACTCCTTCGTCGCCTCGCTCACCCCGCAGCGCGTGGGCCACGGCAGCCGGGTGCTCCTGCATGGGATCACCGCGACGGCCTTCACGCTGCACCACGGCCGCGCGCCGATTCTCGGTTGGCGCTTCGACGCGCCGCAGCCGGACCCGCTCTTTCCCATCGCCTACTGCACCGACGTCAACCACATTCCCCCTGAGAGCTGGCCCCACCTCGAGGGCATCCGGACCCTGATCCTGGACATGCTCCGGCCCCGCGCCCATCCAACTCACTTCACCTGCGACCAAGCCATCGCCATGGCGGGCAGGATTGGGGCCGATCAGACGGTGTTCGTGCACATGACCCACGACCTGCTCCACGGGGAATTCGAGCCGACCCTGCCCTCGGGCATGCGGCTGGGCTTCGATGGAATGAGGATTTCCTAG
- the atpG gene encoding ATP synthase F1 subunit gamma yields the protein MAQIREIKKRMVAVRTIQRITKTMQMIATAKFTASLARAKASRPYMERIRELVAEVAARAGDESHPLCLAPEKPSGKELVLVIASDRGLCGAYNGHVLRTSLTALKDAKSRKIESIVETIGKKATAFFKFQRVPVAQKHQFGDRPTFEMVEPLAERLMSEYRAGQFDACRVVYMKFISNSKQVPETMQLLPMRLPAAAKGTAKTAEALYEFSPNAGELLNELLPRAVKISLFQAVIDAVVSENVMRMVAMKAATDNASGIGRSLRRSFNRARQGRITTELTEIISGAAALE from the coding sequence ATGGCGCAGATTCGCGAAATCAAGAAACGAATGGTGGCGGTCCGAACGATCCAGCGCATCACCAAGACGATGCAGATGATCGCCACGGCGAAGTTCACCGCGAGCCTCGCCCGCGCCAAGGCCAGCCGTCCCTACATGGAGCGCATCCGCGAGCTGGTCGCCGAAGTGGCCGCCCGCGCCGGCGACGAGAGCCATCCGCTCTGTCTCGCCCCCGAAAAGCCTTCGGGCAAGGAGCTGGTCCTGGTGATCGCCAGCGACCGCGGCCTCTGCGGCGCCTACAACGGCCACGTGCTGCGCACCTCGCTGACCGCGCTGAAGGATGCCAAGTCGCGCAAGATCGAATCGATCGTCGAGACCATCGGCAAAAAGGCCACCGCCTTCTTCAAGTTCCAGAGGGTGCCGGTGGCGCAGAAGCACCAGTTCGGCGACCGCCCGACCTTTGAGATGGTCGAGCCCCTCGCGGAGCGATTGATGAGCGAATACCGGGCGGGGCAGTTCGACGCCTGCCGCGTGGTCTACATGAAATTCATCAGCAACAGCAAGCAGGTTCCCGAGACCATGCAGTTGCTGCCGATGCGCCTGCCCGCCGCCGCCAAGGGCACGGCGAAAACCGCCGAGGCCCTCTACGAGTTCAGTCCCAACGCCGGCGAGCTGCTCAACGAACTGCTGCCCCGCGCCGTGAAGATCAGCCTCTTCCAGGCGGTGATCGACGCCGTCGTGAGCGAGAACGTGATGCGCATGGTCGCCATGAAGGCCGCCACCGACAACGCCTCGGGCATCGGCCGGTCGCTGCGCCGCAGCTTCAACCGCGCCCGCCAGGGCCGCATCACCACCGAGCTCACCGAAATCATCTCCGGCGCCGCGGCGCTCGAGTGA